A section of the Falco biarmicus isolate bFalBia1 chromosome 3, bFalBia1.pri, whole genome shotgun sequence genome encodes:
- the CFAP107 gene encoding LOW QUALITY PROTEIN: cilia- and flagella-associated protein 107 (The sequence of the model RefSeq protein was modified relative to this genomic sequence to represent the inferred CDS: inserted 1 base in 1 codon; deleted 3 bases in 2 codons; substituted 3 bases at 3 genomic stop codons), translating into MRKTAHQNCIPAFSWNMEYANIIQDSSSNQGRAVLVRQRNKIASQKDRQDWWKIEPKYSNTVLIXNWLEERKRFIKDTGGLGSSMYRTDFTCFLNHKPDEALRRAMMEKSEGLPMQCFFTHHEEPRSXNLVSEYDDNTXYYIMYNRHGYKPVLPPLCSWNGCKFAWIPQKSDFPILEPPTNYGLLEHLMKKWHKKEAGVMNNVYTISYQSPLISAFATCQLRQPAKXHDPSSNQEHLPQNIRGILDCEGDQKYLQATGQLVRDRKARDTSV; encoded by the exons ATGAGAAAAACGGCTCATCAGAACTGCATTCCAGCTTTTAGTTGGAACATGGAATATGCAAACATTATACAA GACAGTTCCAGCAACCAAGGGAGGGCAGTGCTGGTGAGACAAAGAAATAAGATTGCATCGCAAAAGGATAGACAGGATTGGTGGAAAATTGAACCCAAATACTCT AATACAGTTCTCATTTGAAATTGgctggaagagaggaaaagg TTTATAAAAGACACTGGGGGACTCGGCAGCAGCATGTACAGAACAGACTTCACCTGCTTCCTGAATCACAAACCAGACGAAGCACTAAGGAGAGCCATGATGGAAAAATCTGAG GGCCTGCCGATGCAGTGCTTCTTCACCCACCATGAGGAACCAAGAAGCTGAAATTTAGTATCGGAGTATGATGATAATACATAATATTATATAATG TACAATAGACATGGTTACAAGCCTGTGCTGcctcccctctgcagctggaatGGATGCAAGTTTGCCTGGATTCCTCAGAAATCAGATTTCCCCATACTTG AACCACCCACCAACTATGGCCTTCTTGAGCACCTGATGAAAAAATGGCACAAGAAAGAAGCTGGAGTGATGAACAACGTCTACACCATTTCCTATCAGAGCCCActgatttctgcttttgctaCTTGTCAGCTGAGACAACCAGCTA ATCATGACCCCTCTTCCAACCAGGAACATCTTCCCCAAAACATTAGAGGAATCCTGGACTGTGAAGGGGATCAGAAATATCTGCAAGCCACTGGCCAACTGGTGAGAGACAGGAAAGCAAGGGACACCTCTGTGTAA
- the LOC130146833 gene encoding arylacetamide deacetylase-like 4 — protein sequence MALLPALLLLLLPLAALAVALATVLLGLPSYDIPPGVNQPAKLRLVLAVLLGTAALGRILEKTGLCSQITFGRYVRQGRKLGVDPKLFIQDLQFNKVPVRVYQPKATSDGRRRRGIIFFHGGGWVFGSLDTYEKVCRYISRESESVVVSVQYRLAPEHKYPAAYEDCLSATIHFMKNIEHYDVDPGNVIVCGDSAGGNLAAAVSQTLAGRSDLPKLRAQILIYPGLQALDFNLPSYQQNRGVPLLLRERAAFFALQYLNGHALHMQEVLEGSHIPPDVRLKYRKWVSPDNIPEKFKVRGVKPLRPTDFIAEVYETVKRFCEPNLCPLLAEDAIIHQLPESFILTCEYDVLRDDGLLYKKRLEDNGVRVTWYHLEDGFHGIISLYDYCGFSFPAGKRGLDRIVKFLKSL from the exons ATGGCGCTGCTGCccgcgctgctgctgctgctcctgcccctggcGGCGCTGGCCGTGGCACTGGCCACCGTCCTCCTCGGCCTCCCCAGCTACGACATCCCGCCCGGGGTGAACCAGCCCGCCAAGCTGCGCCTGGTCCTGGCCGTCCTCCTGGGCACGGCGGCCCTG GGAAGGATCTTGGAGAAGACTGGACTTTGCAGTCAGATCACTTTTGGCCGATACGTGCGACAGGGCCGGAAACTCGGGGTGGATCCAAAGCTCTTTATCCAGGATCTGCAGTTTAACAAAGTACCTGTGAGGGTTTATCAGCCTAAAGCTACCTCAGATGGGCGGCGAAGGAGAGGTATCATCTTCTTTCACGGAGGAGGCTGGGTGTTTGGAAGTCTTG atacCTATGAAAAAGTATGTCGCTACATATCCAGAGAAAGTGAATCGGTAGTTGTATCTGTTCA GTATCGTTTAGCCCCTGAACACAAATACCCTGCTGCGTATGAAGACTGTCTTAGTGCCACCATACACTTCATGAAGAATATCGAGCACTATGACGTGGATCCTGGCAATGTCATTGTCTGCGGGGACAGTGCTGGGGGCAATCTAGCAGCTGCTGTTAGCCAGACCCTTGCAGGCAGATCAGACCTCCCCAAACTACGTGCTCAGATCTTGATCTACCCGGGCCTTCAGGCACTGGACTTCAATTTACCATCCTATCAGCAGAATCGGGGAGTCCCTCTCTTACTCCGAGAACGCGCCGCTTTCTTTGCTCTGCAGTACCTAAACGGGCACGCACTGCATATGCAAGAGGTCTTGGAGGGCTCTCATATACCTCCAGATGTGAGGCTCAAGTACAGGAAGTGGGTGAGTCCAGATAACATCCCCGAAAAGTTTAAGGTCAGAGGTGTGAAGCCACTTAGGCCCACTGATTTTATAGCTGAAGTTTATGAGACAGTGAAAAGATTCTGTGAGCCCAACCTGTGCCCGCTGTTGGCCGAAGATGCTATTATTCACCAGCTGCCCGAGTCTTTCATCTTGACTTGCGAGTATGATGTGCTGAGGGATGACGGCTTGCTTTACAAGAAGAGATTGGAGGACAACGGTGTTCGAGTGACCTGGTACCACCTCGAGGATGGATTCCACGGAATCATAAGCCTGTATGATTATTGTGGTTTCTCATTTCCAGCTGGGAAAAGGGGATTGGACAGAATTGTTAAGTTCCTAAAAAGCTTATAG
- the LOC130145974 gene encoding LOW QUALITY PROTEIN: arylacetamide deacetylase-like 3 (The sequence of the model RefSeq protein was modified relative to this genomic sequence to represent the inferred CDS: inserted 1 base in 1 codon), protein MICTSAMGKIWEKMGVCSRIAFSRYVRAGRELELGPGPGPHRRGPVRLHRPRAPSAXLRPAAIFLHGGGRLSCGTGWAGRASASCRSAAGRCRGPCRSRGDDSGPGPKSGGDCASCSGSSALPASRGCPREARGGGCEGREKGGKRAAACGAGRQRAAPRFPADPRERGCRHAAGEPAVVVPGQLRRCDPAGQRLFASGHFWAWQGGTSCGNATPQHTVCPDPCGLAAPQGVLMASPQSVMCTGYRLAPEHKYPAAYEDCLSATIHFMKNIEHYDVDPGNVIVCGDSAGGNLAAAVSQTLAGRSDLPKLRAQILIYPGLQALDFNLPSYQQNRGVPLLFRERAAFYVLQYLNGNASNLDEVLEGSHIPIDIKLNYRKWVSPDNIPEKFKVRGYKPHVLLDCTTKIYETVKRFCEPNLCPLLAEDAIIHQLPESFILTCEYDVLRDDGLLYKKRLEDNGVQVTWYHLEDGFHGIISLYDYCGFLFTAGKRGLDRTVKFLKRPIKPTFLMLLTLMSPFRLPNLR, encoded by the exons ATGATTTGTACATCTGCTATG GGGAAGATTTGGGAGAAGATGGGGGTGTGCAGCCGGATCGCCTTCAGCCGCTACGTGCGCGCCGGGcgggagctggagctggggccggggccggggccgcacC GCCGGGGCCCAGTGCGGCTCCACCGGCCCCGCGCGCCATCTG GGCTGCGCCCGGCCGCCATCTTCTTGCACGGCGGCGGGCGGCTGTCCTGCGGCACCGGCTGGGCGGGCCGGGCCTCGGCCTCTTGCCGCAGCGCAGCCGGGCGCTGCCGCGGTCCCTGCCGGAGCCGGGGCGATGATTCTGGCCCGGGACCGAAATCTGGCGGAGACTGCGCGTCATGTTCGGGCAGCTCGGCGCTGCCGGCGAGCCGCGGGTGCCCGCGTGAGGCGAGGGGAGGCGGCTGTGAGGGGCGGGAAAAGGGCGGGAAAAGGGCCGCTGCCTGTGGAGCCGGGCGGCAGCGCGCAGCCCCCCGCTTTCCTGCGGATCCCCGTGAGCGGGGCTGCCGTCACGCCGCCGGAGAGCCAGCGGTGGTTGTGCCGGGACAGCTACGCCGGTGCGACCCTGCGGGCCAGCGTCTTTTTGCTTCTGGGCACTTCTGGGCATGGCAGGGTGGCACATCTTGTGGGAATGCCACCCCTCAGCACACTGTGTGCCCAGACCCCTGTGGCCTGGCAGCACCTCAGGGGGTGCTCATGGCCTCTCCCCAGTCTG TTATGTGTACCGGGTATCGTTTAGCCCCTGAACACAAATACCCTGCTGCGTATGAAGACTGTCTTAGTGCCACCATACACTTCATGAAGAATATCGAGCACTATGACGTGGATCCTGGCAATGTCATTGTCTGCGGGGACAGTGCTGGGGGCAATCTAGCAGCTGCTGTTAGCCAGACCCTTGCAGGCAGATCAGACCTCCCCAAACTACGTGCTCAGATCTTGATCTACCCGGGCCTTCAGGCACTGGACTTCAATTTACCATCCTATCAGCAGAATCGGGGAGTCCCTCTCTTATTCCGAGAACGCGCCGCTTTCTATGTGTTACAGTACCTAAATGGGAATGCATCAAATCTGGATGAGGTCTTGGAGGGTTCCCATATTCCTATagatattaaattaaattacaggAAGTGGGTGAGTCCAGATAACATCCCCGAAAAGTTTAAGGTCAGAGGCTACAAACCACATGTGCTACTTGACTGCACAACCAAAATTTATGAGACAGTGAAAAGATTCTGTGAGCCCAACCTGTGCCCGCTGTTGGCCGAAGATGCTATTATTCACCAGCTGCCCGAGTCTTTCATCTTGACTTGCGAGTATGATGTGCTGAGGGATGACGGCTTGCTTTACAAGAAGAGATTGGAGGACAACGGTGTTCAAGTGACCTGGTACCACCTCGAGGATGGATTCCACGGAATCATAAGCCTGTATGATTATTGTGGTTTCTTATTTACTGCTGGGAAAAGGGGATTGGACAGAACTGTTAAATTCCTAAAAAGGCCTATAAAACCAACTTTCCTTATGCTTCTCACACTAATGTCTCCATTTAGGCTCCCAAACCTTAGGTAG
- the LOC130146319 gene encoding arylacetamide deacetylase-like 4: MAVVYTLLVLFLAVFVAGFILLVIGAINFDISNSEIPPGVDQPVKLRIIHVILISRAVVGKILENIGICSQVTFVRYTQERKTLGMDSKLFIKDLWFEKVPVRIYQPKDPSASQRRGVVFFHGGGWVFGSLETHEKLCRCIARESESVVVSVGYRLAPEHKYPAAYEDCLSATIHFMKNIEHYDVDPGNVIVCGDSAGGNLAAAVSQTLAGRSDLPKLRAQILIYPGLQALDFNLPSYQQNRGVPLLFRERAAFYVLQYLNGDASNLDEVLEGSHIPIDIKLNYRKWVSPDNIPEKFKVRGYKPHVLLDCTTEIYETVKRFCEPNLCPLLAEDAIIHQLPESFILTCEYDVLRDDGLLYKKRLEDNGVRVTWYHLEDGFHGIINTFNSDWFSFPAGKRGLDNIVNFLKSL; the protein is encoded by the exons ATGGCAGTTGTATACACACTGCTGGTGTTATTCTTAGCAGTTTTTGTTGCTGGATTCATATTATTGGTCATAGGGGCAATTAATTTTGATATCTCCAACTCAGAAATTCCTCCTGGAGTGGACCAGCCTGTAAAGCTCCGAATCATTCATGTAATTTTAATAAGCAGAGCCGTGGTG GGAAAGATTTTGGAGAATATTGGCATCTGCAGTCAGGTTACATTTGTCCGGTACACACAAGAAAGAAAGACTCTGGGAATGGACTCAAAGCTCTTCATCAAGGACCTGTGGTTTGAGAAAGTGCCTGTAAGGATTTATCAGCCTAAGGATCCATCTGCCAGCCAAAGGAGAGGAGTTGTGTTTTTCCATGGAGGAGGATGGGTATTTGGAAGTCTTG AGACTCATGAAAAGCTATGCCGCTGTATTGCCAGAGAAAGCGAGTCAGTGGTTGTATCTGTTGG GTATCGTTTAGCCCCTGAACACAAATACCCTGCTGCGTATGAAGACTGTCTTAGTGCCACCATACACTTCATGAAGAATATCGAGCACTATGACGTGGATCCTGGCAATGTCATTGTCTGCGGGGACAGTGCTGGGGGCAATCTAGCAGCTGCTGTTAGCCAGACCCTTGCAGGCAGATCAGACCTCCCCAAACTACGTGCTCAGATCTTGATCTACCCGGGCCTTCAGGCACTGGACTTCAATTTACCATCCTATCAGCAGAATCGGGGAGTCCCTCTCTTATTCCGAGAACGCGCCGCTTTCTATGTGTTACAGTACCTAAATGGGGATGCATCAAATCTGGATGAGGTCTTGGAGGGTTCCCATATTCCTATagatattaaattaaattacaggAAGTGGGTGAGTCCAGATAACATCCCCGAAAAGTTTAAGGTCAGAGGCTACAAACCACATGTGCTACTTGACTGCACAACCGAAATTTATGAGACAGTGAAAAGATTCTGTGAGCCCAACCTGTGCCCGCTGTTGGCCGAAGATGCTATTATTCACCAGCTGCCCGAGTCTTTCATCTTGACTTGCGAGTATGATGTGCTGAGGGATGACGGCTTGCTTTACAAGAAGAGATTGGAGGACAACGGTGTTCGAGTGACCTGGTACCACCTCGAGGATGGATTCCACGGAatcataaatacatttaatagTGATTGGTTTTCATTTCCAGCTGGGAAAAGGGGTCTTGACAATATTGTGAACTTTCTAAAAAGCTTatag